A region from the Kribbella shirazensis genome encodes:
- a CDS encoding SWIM zinc finger family protein, whose protein sequence is MSDAQGFPAFAAQRRSTRGRSWWAQAWVQALEDTSLDADQLRRGRRYANSGQVGTITISPGRIAATVYSPEDTYESVVRVDELSEDDWRRFHEQVAARAGHIAALLDGEMPHDLVEAASDAGVALLPGIGDLDPSCTCDAWELPCQHAAALCYQVAWLLDADPFVLLLLRGRTREALLDELQASSSRPVETGVSVADVLAGAPGQLPDPPELPAKVSLDELAIVGIEPPDGLGPQVLQLLVLDAARRARSMLNALLHSTTEPLPLDDWQDTVRLATDFPELVARLTESAGRDLAPGIQAWRYGGAPGLDVLEHTWTPDAAELNRARTELLAADEDLTVTTSANRLTIGSDTQLRLDRHGRWHPYRLVDDTWIPAGPPSKDPLVVEW, encoded by the coding sequence ATGAGTGACGCGCAAGGGTTCCCGGCGTTCGCGGCGCAGCGGCGGAGTACGCGCGGCCGGTCGTGGTGGGCCCAGGCGTGGGTGCAGGCGCTGGAAGACACGTCACTGGACGCCGACCAGCTCCGCAGGGGCCGGCGGTACGCGAACTCGGGCCAGGTCGGCACGATCACGATCAGTCCTGGCCGGATCGCGGCGACCGTCTACTCCCCCGAGGACACCTACGAGTCCGTCGTCCGGGTCGACGAGCTGAGTGAGGACGACTGGCGGCGGTTCCACGAGCAGGTGGCCGCGCGCGCCGGTCACATCGCTGCGCTGCTGGACGGCGAGATGCCGCACGACCTGGTCGAGGCCGCTTCGGACGCGGGCGTCGCCTTGCTCCCCGGCATCGGCGACCTCGACCCGAGTTGCACGTGCGACGCGTGGGAGCTCCCCTGCCAGCATGCGGCCGCCCTCTGCTACCAGGTCGCCTGGCTGCTCGACGCCGACCCGTTCGTCCTGCTCCTCCTCCGCGGACGCACCCGCGAGGCGCTTCTCGACGAGCTGCAGGCCTCGTCGTCTCGCCCCGTTGAAACCGGAGTCTCCGTCGCCGACGTACTTGCCGGCGCGCCCGGCCAGTTGCCCGACCCGCCGGAGCTGCCCGCGAAGGTCAGCCTCGACGAGCTGGCGATTGTGGGTATCGAACCACCCGACGGCCTCGGGCCTCAGGTTCTTCAGCTGCTGGTACTCGACGCCGCCCGCCGGGCGCGTTCGATGCTGAACGCGCTGCTGCACAGCACAACCGAGCCACTGCCGCTCGACGACTGGCAGGACACCGTGCGCCTGGCGACCGACTTCCCCGAACTCGTCGCCCGGCTGACCGAGTCGGCCGGCCGGGACCTTGCCCCCGGCATCCAAGCCTGGCGGTACGGCGGCGCGCCCGGTCTCGACGTACTGGAGCACACCTGGACGCCGGACGCCGCCGAGCTCAACCGTGCTCGGACGGAGCTCCTTGCGGCGGACGAGGACCTGACTGTCACCACGTCGGCCAACCGGTTGACGATCGGCTCCGACACTCAGCTCCGCCTGGATCGGCATGGTCGCTGGCATCCGTACCGGCTCGTCGACGACACCTGGATCCCGGCAGGCCCGCCGTCCAAGGATCCGCTCGTCGTCGAGTGGTAG
- a CDS encoding DEAD/DEAH box helicase gives MPPTARALPLAGPHQPGDELRMPVAEDLLREFLDAVADGMPRSPAAAKAHRTNLFTAAAPQRADRLRTWADEVSAGLDTGVRISLRIELADSLALSAVVQLHSLKDPTLVRDAYDVWTDDVPGFGPRARLDATLAIRRAARVWSPLGQLLDSAVPSRMDLSDEEVAGLLAGAAQRLAAAGVELHWPRSLGRALTARAAITTADGPPSDLPSFFQGDKTLDFRWQVAVGDDPLTEAELDQLAEATRPVVRLRDQWMLIDPELARKARERILKPVTAIDALGAALTGTTEIDGRQVTVTPAKWLDDLRARIADPDRADEPIEAPPGLQATLRDYQLRGLRWLSRMTSLGLGGCLADDMGLGKTITLISLHLHRQQSEDTAGPTLVVCPASLLGNWEREVQRFAPGTPVRRFHGTSRSLDEAQDGFVLTTYGTLRRDAVRLADHPWALVVADEAQHVKNPSSGTAKALRTVPSKARVALTGTPVENNLSELWAILDWTTPGLLGRLGTFRSQWAAPIEADKDEEVAARLAKLVRPFLLRRKKSDPGIAPELPPKTETDQPVSLTREQVVLYEATVRELMAEVRSSDRMARRGLIVKLLTGLKQICNHPAQYLKEPDDARLTGRSGKLELLDELLDTIVAEDGAVLVFTQYVAMARLLERHLAEHGIPTQLLHGGTPVAQREAMVDRFQAGEVPVFLLSLKAAGTGLNLTRADHVVHYDRWWNPAVEDQATDRAYRIGQTRPVQVHRLIAEGTIEDRIAAMLSSKRELAEAVLTGGEAALTELSDTELADLVELRGGTATLSSSTGGA, from the coding sequence ATGCCGCCGACCGCTCGCGCGCTGCCTCTCGCAGGACCACACCAGCCCGGTGACGAACTGCGGATGCCGGTGGCCGAGGACCTGCTGCGGGAGTTCCTGGACGCGGTGGCCGACGGTATGCCTCGGTCCCCGGCCGCGGCGAAGGCTCACCGGACCAACCTCTTCACCGCCGCCGCGCCGCAGCGCGCCGACCGTCTACGGACCTGGGCCGACGAGGTGTCCGCGGGTCTGGACACCGGCGTCCGCATCTCGCTGCGGATCGAACTCGCCGACTCGCTCGCCCTCAGCGCCGTAGTGCAACTACACAGTCTGAAGGATCCGACCCTGGTCCGGGACGCGTACGACGTCTGGACCGACGACGTCCCCGGCTTCGGACCGCGCGCCCGCCTCGACGCGACCCTCGCGATCCGCCGCGCGGCCCGCGTCTGGTCGCCGCTCGGACAGCTCCTCGACTCCGCCGTACCGAGCCGCATGGACCTGTCGGACGAGGAAGTCGCCGGACTGCTCGCCGGCGCGGCCCAGCGACTCGCGGCCGCCGGAGTCGAGCTGCACTGGCCGCGGAGTCTCGGGCGTGCCCTGACCGCCCGCGCGGCGATCACCACAGCCGACGGGCCGCCGAGCGACCTCCCCAGCTTCTTCCAGGGCGACAAGACCCTCGACTTCCGGTGGCAGGTCGCCGTCGGCGACGACCCGCTGACCGAAGCGGAGTTGGACCAGCTCGCCGAAGCGACCCGCCCAGTGGTCCGGCTCCGCGACCAGTGGATGCTCATCGATCCCGAGCTCGCCCGCAAGGCCCGCGAACGGATCCTCAAACCCGTCACCGCGATCGACGCCCTCGGCGCGGCCCTCACCGGCACGACCGAGATCGACGGCCGGCAGGTCACCGTCACGCCGGCCAAGTGGCTCGACGACCTCCGCGCCCGGATCGCCGACCCCGACCGCGCCGACGAGCCGATCGAGGCCCCACCCGGCCTGCAGGCCACGCTCCGCGACTACCAGCTGCGCGGCCTGCGCTGGCTCTCCCGGATGACCTCGCTCGGCCTCGGCGGCTGCCTCGCCGACGACATGGGTCTCGGCAAGACGATCACGCTCATCTCCCTCCACCTGCACCGCCAGCAGTCCGAAGACACGGCCGGTCCGACCCTGGTCGTCTGCCCGGCGTCGCTGCTCGGCAACTGGGAGCGTGAGGTCCAGCGCTTCGCGCCTGGCACACCGGTCCGGCGCTTCCACGGCACGTCCCGTTCGCTCGACGAAGCACAGGACGGCTTCGTGCTCACGACGTACGGCACGCTTCGCCGCGACGCAGTACGACTGGCTGATCATCCGTGGGCGCTCGTGGTGGCCGACGAGGCGCAGCACGTGAAGAACCCGTCGTCCGGTACGGCGAAGGCGCTGCGGACCGTGCCGTCGAAGGCGCGGGTCGCGCTCACCGGTACGCCGGTCGAGAACAACCTCTCCGAGTTGTGGGCGATCCTCGACTGGACCACGCCGGGGCTGCTCGGACGGCTCGGAACGTTCCGGAGCCAGTGGGCGGCACCGATCGAGGCGGACAAGGACGAGGAGGTCGCGGCCCGGCTCGCGAAACTCGTCCGCCCGTTCCTGCTCCGGCGGAAGAAGTCCGATCCAGGCATCGCACCCGAGCTGCCGCCGAAGACCGAGACTGATCAGCCGGTCTCGCTCACCCGCGAGCAGGTGGTGTTGTACGAGGCGACGGTCCGTGAGCTCATGGCGGAGGTCCGCTCGAGCGACCGGATGGCGCGTCGCGGGCTGATCGTGAAGCTGCTCACCGGCCTCAAACAGATCTGCAACCATCCCGCGCAGTACCTGAAGGAGCCCGACGACGCCCGGCTCACCGGCCGCTCGGGCAAGCTCGAGCTGCTCGACGAGCTCCTCGACACGATCGTCGCCGAGGACGGCGCGGTGCTGGTGTTCACGCAGTACGTCGCGATGGCCCGCCTGCTCGAACGGCACCTGGCCGAGCACGGCATCCCCACCCAGCTGCTGCACGGCGGTACGCCGGTCGCCCAGCGCGAGGCGATGGTCGACCGGTTCCAGGCCGGCGAGGTGCCGGTCTTCCTCCTGTCCCTCAAGGCGGCCGGGACCGGGCTCAACCTGACCCGGGCCGACCACGTCGTGCACTACGACCGCTGGTGGAATCCGGCCGTCGAGGACCAGGCGACCGACCGTGCCTACCGGATCGGGCAGACCCGGCCGGTGCAGGTGCACCGATTGATTGCCGAAGGCACCATCGAGGACCGGATCGCCGCGATGCTCAGCAGCAAACGCGAGCTCGCCGAAGCGGTCCTGACCGGTGGCGAGGCAGCGCTCACCGAGCTCTCCGACACCGAGCTCGCGGACCTCGTCGAGCTCCGTGGCGGTACGGCGACCCTGAGCAGCTCCACCGGAGGTGCGTGA
- a CDS encoding ABC transporter ATP-binding protein — protein sequence MEMTAWNSLYHAMHAQDDKRPFSRATLRRILAFARPHRRYLIAFLVLSIGAAVLAVATPVLAGRVVDAIVGGKAVSVVLQLSLLIAAIAVAEAGMSMLTRWLSASIGEGLILDLRTAVFDHIQRMPIAFFTRTRTGALVSRLNNDVIGAQRAFSDTLSGVVSNLVMLVLTLVVMLRVSWQITLLALVILPVFVIPARRIGARLAGLQREAANYNATMSTQMTERFSAPGATLVKLFGRPVRESAEFAIRARRVRDIGVRTAMVQWIFVTSLTLVSALALAVVYGLGGFYALRDQLDAGAVVSMALLLTRLYSPLTALASARLEVMTALVSFERVFEVLDLEPLIKDKPEAGRVPEGPVAVEFDKVRFAYPSADKVSLASLEEVAKLDTRGGVEVLHDISFRAEPGQMVALVGSSGAGKSTIAQLIPRLYDVDAGAVSLAGVDVRDVSAESLRETLGMVTQDGHLFHDSIRENLLLARPEATEADLWDALERARLGDLIRSLPDQLDTVVGERGYRLSGGERQRLTIARLLLAQPRVVILDEATAALDSTNEAAVQAALTEALAGRTAVVIAHRLSTIRAADQILVIEDGRIVERGRHTELLAAGGRYEELYRTQFDQPGAAEAVPV from the coding sequence ATGGAAATGACCGCGTGGAACTCGCTGTACCACGCGATGCACGCCCAAGACGACAAGAGACCGTTCTCCCGTGCCACCCTGCGCCGGATCCTCGCGTTCGCCCGGCCGCACCGGCGGTACCTGATCGCCTTCCTGGTGCTCAGCATCGGCGCGGCGGTCCTGGCGGTGGCGACTCCCGTGCTGGCCGGTCGTGTGGTCGACGCGATCGTCGGCGGCAAGGCGGTCAGCGTCGTCCTGCAACTGTCCTTGCTGATCGCGGCCATCGCGGTCGCCGAGGCCGGGATGAGCATGCTCACCCGCTGGCTGTCCGCCAGTATCGGCGAGGGGCTGATCCTCGATCTGCGGACCGCCGTGTTCGACCACATCCAGCGGATGCCGATCGCGTTCTTCACCCGCACGCGCACCGGCGCACTGGTCTCCCGGCTGAACAACGACGTGATCGGGGCGCAGCGCGCGTTCAGTGACACGTTGTCCGGTGTCGTCAGCAACCTGGTGATGCTCGTGCTGACGCTGGTCGTGATGCTGCGGGTCTCGTGGCAGATCACGCTGCTCGCGCTGGTCATCCTCCCCGTGTTCGTCATACCCGCACGCCGGATCGGGGCCAGACTGGCCGGACTGCAGCGGGAAGCCGCGAACTACAACGCCACCATGAGCACGCAGATGACCGAGCGGTTCTCGGCGCCCGGTGCGACGCTGGTGAAGCTGTTCGGGCGGCCGGTGCGCGAGTCGGCCGAGTTCGCGATCCGGGCCCGGCGGGTGCGGGACATCGGCGTGCGGACGGCGATGGTGCAGTGGATCTTCGTGACCTCGCTGACGCTGGTCTCGGCGCTGGCGCTGGCCGTCGTGTACGGGTTGGGCGGGTTCTACGCGCTGCGCGATCAGCTGGACGCGGGTGCTGTGGTGTCGATGGCGTTGCTGCTGACCCGGTTGTACTCGCCGCTCACCGCGCTCGCGAGCGCGCGGCTCGAGGTGATGACCGCGTTGGTGAGCTTCGAGCGCGTCTTCGAGGTGCTCGATCTGGAGCCGCTCATCAAGGACAAGCCCGAGGCCGGCCGGGTGCCTGAAGGTCCTGTTGCGGTGGAGTTCGACAAGGTGAGGTTCGCGTATCCCTCGGCTGACAAGGTGTCACTGGCGTCGCTCGAAGAGGTCGCGAAGCTGGACACGCGCGGCGGCGTCGAGGTGCTGCACGACATCTCGTTCCGCGCCGAGCCCGGTCAGATGGTCGCGCTCGTCGGGTCGTCCGGCGCCGGGAAGTCGACGATCGCGCAGCTGATCCCGCGGTTGTACGACGTGGACGCCGGGGCGGTGAGTCTCGCCGGGGTCGATGTCCGCGATGTGTCCGCGGAGTCGTTGCGGGAGACGCTCGGCATGGTGACGCAGGACGGGCACCTGTTCCACGACTCCATCCGGGAGAACCTGCTGCTCGCACGTCCCGAGGCCACGGAGGCCGATCTGTGGGACGCGTTGGAGCGGGCGCGGCTGGGCGACCTGATCCGGTCGTTGCCGGATCAGCTGGACACTGTCGTGGGCGAGCGTGGCTACCGGTTGTCGGGTGGTGAGCGGCAGCGGCTGACGATCGCGCGGTTGCTGCTCGCGCAGCCCCGGGTCGTGATCCTCGACGAGGCGACCGCCGCCCTGGACTCGACCAACGAAGCCGCGGTGCAGGCCGCGCTGACGGAGGCGTTGGCGGGACGTACGGCGGTCGTCATCGCGCACCGCCTGTCGACGATCCGGGCCGCCGACCAGATCCTCGTGATCGAGGACGGCCGGATCGTGGAGCGCGGGCGGCACACGGAGCTGCTGGCGGCCGGCGGGCGGTACGAGGAGCTGTACAGGACCCAGTTCGACCAGCCCGGAGCCGCCGAGGCTGTTCCGGTCTGA
- a CDS encoding TetR/AcrR family transcriptional regulator, with protein sequence MNQEHSGSGDPAKSLELLWRRRPQPTRGPKPALTVDGIVAAARKVADAEGLSAMSMRRVADELGVGAMTLYRYFPGKGELLDVMLDRVYGELPRRVVRGDWRARLEEVARENRELYLRHPWLLQIAISRPPLGPNVMAKYEWELTAVEGIGLTDIEMDATVALVNGYVHGAVRTAVEARQVIQRSGMTDKEWWLAHVPHLDRIGDLEKFPLSARVGTAVGNEFDASYDSEHAFEYGLERLLDGVSALVANRSAPQG encoded by the coding sequence ATGAACCAGGAGCACAGCGGCAGCGGCGACCCGGCGAAGAGCCTCGAGCTGCTGTGGCGACGGCGGCCGCAGCCGACCCGCGGACCGAAGCCGGCGCTGACCGTCGACGGGATCGTCGCGGCCGCCCGGAAGGTGGCGGACGCCGAGGGCTTGAGCGCGATGTCGATGCGCCGGGTCGCCGACGAGCTCGGCGTCGGGGCGATGACGCTGTACCGCTACTTCCCGGGTAAGGGTGAGCTGCTCGACGTCATGCTCGACCGCGTGTACGGCGAGCTGCCGCGGCGCGTCGTACGGGGGGACTGGCGAGCGCGGCTCGAGGAGGTTGCCCGTGAGAACCGGGAGCTGTACCTACGGCACCCGTGGCTGCTCCAGATCGCGATCAGCCGTCCGCCGCTCGGCCCGAACGTGATGGCGAAGTACGAATGGGAGCTGACCGCCGTCGAGGGCATCGGCCTGACCGATATCGAGATGGACGCGACCGTCGCCCTGGTCAACGGCTACGTGCACGGCGCCGTCCGGACAGCGGTCGAGGCGCGCCAGGTGATCCAGCGGTCGGGGATGACGGACAAGGAGTGGTGGCTGGCGCACGTGCCGCACCTGGACCGGATCGGCGACCTGGAGAAGTTCCCGCTCTCGGCCCGGGTCGGGACCGCGGTCGGGAATGAGTTCGACGCCTCCTACGACTCCGAACATGCTTTCGAGTACGGTCTCGAACGGCTGCTGGACGGCGTGTCCGCGCTGGTGGCGAACCGGTCTGCGCCACAAGGGTGA
- a CDS encoding TetR/AcrR family transcriptional regulator: MSPRATPLPPEERRAAIVAAALPLLEEFGPDVSTKQIAEAAGIAEGTIFRAFGSKDALINAAMLTAMDTTDLVKSLEEVDRSLPLRERTIAAVEIGQRRLRSVFRLMFSMRLRQPPDFKQHPLHAERRKRQSDLSNEAFADLLRPDADQLRLPPEEVVRMIHLITFSATHPLISGGHVLTAEEIVDFAFDGLRKHHTGQPPASEDVAAFALGGARRHDSGDD, from the coding sequence GTGTCACCGAGAGCAACACCACTGCCTCCCGAGGAGCGCCGCGCGGCCATCGTCGCGGCGGCCCTGCCGTTGCTGGAGGAGTTCGGTCCGGATGTCAGCACCAAACAGATCGCCGAGGCGGCCGGCATCGCGGAGGGCACGATCTTCCGCGCCTTCGGCAGCAAGGACGCGCTGATCAACGCCGCGATGCTGACCGCGATGGACACCACCGATCTGGTGAAGTCCCTCGAAGAGGTCGACCGGTCGTTGCCGCTGCGGGAGCGGACGATCGCGGCCGTCGAGATCGGGCAGCGGCGGCTGCGCAGTGTGTTCCGGCTGATGTTCTCGATGCGGCTGCGGCAGCCTCCGGACTTCAAGCAGCATCCACTGCACGCGGAGCGCCGCAAGCGGCAGTCCGACCTGTCCAACGAGGCGTTCGCGGACCTGCTGCGCCCGGACGCGGACCAGTTGCGCCTGCCACCGGAGGAGGTGGTCCGGATGATCCACCTGATCACCTTCTCGGCGACCCACCCACTGATTTCCGGCGGCCACGTGCTGACCGCCGAGGAGATCGTCGACTTCGCCTTCGACGGTCTCCGCAAGCACCACACCGGTCAGCCACCGGCCTCCGAGGACGTCGCCGCATTCGCGCTCGGCGGCGCCCGTCGTCACGACTCTGGGGATGATTGA